One window of the Tetragenococcus koreensis genome contains the following:
- a CDS encoding 5-bromo-4-chloroindolyl phosphate hydrolysis family protein has protein sequence MKKSKWVLWIALILGVSFFINIFAENGLFDYFPLLFFIAGGLLIYYGLRGRSQGTNKSDLPTLSKKREQSYVNAGMSDSEIDMFRQTMNQAKKQIEHLQATINKSGKLRAIDLRHDTIKASKALFKEIVDSPKRMPEANHFLYTHLPNLVDLTDKFIDINEHQIKSRDTYEKIEESIQIIDQMAALITIDYQKFVSDDLDDLDVEISIAKQSLKQNGNYKEHEAR, from the coding sequence ATGAAAAAATCAAAATGGGTATTATGGATTGCTCTCATTTTAGGAGTCAGCTTTTTCATTAACATCTTTGCAGAAAATGGCTTATTTGATTACTTCCCATTGTTGTTTTTTATTGCCGGAGGGCTTTTAATCTATTACGGCCTAAGAGGAAGATCGCAAGGTACTAACAAAAGTGACTTGCCAACATTATCAAAAAAACGTGAACAAAGCTATGTTAACGCTGGTATGTCAGATAGCGAAATTGATATGTTTCGCCAAACGATGAACCAAGCAAAAAAACAAATTGAACATTTACAAGCAACAATTAATAAGAGCGGAAAACTAAGAGCCATTGATTTACGTCATGACACGATTAAGGCTTCTAAAGCTTTGTTTAAAGAAATTGTTGATTCGCCTAAACGTATGCCTGAAGCCAATCACTTTTTATATACTCATTTACCAAATTTGGTTGATTTAACCGATAAATTCATTGACATTAATGAACATCAAATAAAAAGTCGTGATACCTATGAGAAAATCGAAGAAAGTATTCAAATCATCGATCAAATGGCTGCTTTAATTACCATCGATTATCAAAAATTCGTATCCGATGATTTAGATGACCTAGATGTTGAAATATCCATCGCCAAACAAAGTTTAAAGCAAAACGGAAATTATAAAGAACATGAAGCTAGATAA